The following are encoded in a window of Bacteroidales bacterium genomic DNA:
- a CDS encoding TPM domain-containing protein — MKKITILIIGFLFLNLYSYSQWTVQTVPDPKQSGKGFVSNPDNILTDTELAYLDSIIQEVQDSLKAEIAIVMLQSIGAEVPKTFATELFNHWGIGNAETDNGLLILFVKDQRRIEFETGYGTEQILSDAKCYGIQQEYMVPRFKEANYGQGIIDGTKEVVRIFMGRAEEIIPSDTESTNTSNDYNYKDESDCDYSFYERNRGILILYFIIIAAVLLLFFILLLISILEKDYFNRYQRLRLFRLYIWFILFPVPFIAVYIIVRIIMERWRNTPRISEKTGLIMHKLTENEEDKYLKKGQISEENVRSIDYDVWISGEEDDILIQAYKRWFSKYNACPKCKFKTYYKVYDKVIRQPTYSSTGTGEKSYKCTNCGHAKVYTYTIAKKTKTSSSSSGSSSSSWSGGSSSWGGGSSGGGGAGSSW; from the coding sequence ATGAAAAAAATAACAATTTTAATTATAGGCTTTTTGTTTTTGAATTTGTATTCCTATTCACAATGGACGGTACAAACTGTTCCCGATCCCAAACAAAGCGGCAAGGGTTTTGTTTCAAATCCGGATAATATTTTAACAGATACAGAGCTTGCATATCTTGACAGTATTATTCAAGAAGTTCAAGATTCATTAAAAGCAGAAATCGCAATAGTTATGCTGCAATCAATTGGAGCTGAAGTTCCTAAAACATTTGCAACAGAACTGTTTAATCATTGGGGAATAGGCAATGCAGAAACAGATAACGGTCTGTTGATCTTATTTGTTAAGGATCAAAGACGTATTGAATTTGAAACCGGCTACGGAACAGAGCAAATTCTTTCTGATGCAAAATGCTACGGTATTCAACAAGAGTACATGGTCCCGAGATTTAAAGAAGCAAATTACGGACAAGGAATTATAGACGGAACAAAAGAAGTTGTTCGAATATTTATGGGACGTGCAGAAGAGATAATACCTTCAGACACAGAAAGTACCAATACCTCAAATGATTATAATTATAAAGATGAATCTGACTGTGATTATAGTTTTTACGAAAGAAACAGAGGAATTCTTATTCTTTATTTTATAATTATTGCAGCTGTACTGCTTTTGTTTTTTATATTATTACTTATCAGCATTTTAGAAAAAGATTATTTTAACAGATATCAAAGATTGAGATTATTTCGCTTATATATTTGGTTTATTTTATTTCCTGTTCCTTTTATTGCTGTTTATATAATTGTCAGAATAATTATGGAGAGATGGCGTAATACACCAAGAATCAGTGAAAAAACCGGGCTGATAATGCATAAACTTACAGAAAATGAAGAAGATAAATATCTTAAAAAAGGTCAAATTTCAGAAGAAAATGTCAGATCAATTGATTATGATGTTTGGATTTCGGGAGAAGAAGATGATATTTTGATTCAAGCCTATAAACGTTGGTTTTCAAAATATAATGCTTGTCCCAAGTGCAAATTCAAAACATATTATAAAGTTTATGATAAGGTTATCAGACAACCAACTTATTCAAGTACGGGAACGGGTGAAAAGTCTTATAAATGCACAAACTGCGGTCATGCAAAAGTATATACATACACAATTGCTAAAAAAACTAAAACCTCATCATCAAGTTCCGGTTCTTCATCTTCCTCTTGGAGCGGCGGCAGTTCTTCTTGGGGAGGAGGAAGTTCCGGAGGAGGTGGTGCAGGAAGCAGTTGGTAA
- a CDS encoding DUF4197 domain-containing protein: MKKFILYTFLASIIFFGSCDLFNKSENGLSEEEIVEGLKTALKIGTDSSVTVLSAVNGYYGDDLIKIFLPPEAEPMLQYIEQIEDIAGSGYVEKTILSINRSAEEAAKEAKPIFVGAITGMSIQDGLNILQGKSTSKSDFDSIAATNYLKANTYNDLTGLYAPKIDATLDKDLLSIGLSTNELWFELIKYFNSAVDAAYILYTANELLGITTPEIIINLSQESKVNEELTLGQFATGKALDGLFYKVGEEEKKIRKNPYEWALDIIQKVFGYVFKVS, from the coding sequence ATGAAAAAATTTATTTTATACACATTTTTAGCGAGTATTATTTTCTTTGGCTCTTGCGATTTATTTAATAAATCTGAAAACGGATTATCTGAAGAAGAAATTGTTGAAGGGTTAAAAACTGCCTTGAAAATCGGTACTGATTCTTCTGTTACGGTTTTAAGTGCAGTTAACGGCTATTATGGTGATGATCTTATTAAAATTTTCTTGCCGCCGGAAGCAGAGCCTATGCTTCAATATATTGAGCAAATTGAAGACATTGCAGGCAGCGGATATGTTGAAAAAACAATTTTAAGTATTAATCGTTCAGCAGAGGAAGCAGCAAAAGAAGCAAAACCAATTTTTGTCGGTGCAATAACCGGAATGAGCATCCAAGACGGATTAAATATTTTGCAAGGCAAAAGCACGTCAAAATCAGATTTTGATTCAATTGCAGCAACCAATTATCTAAAAGCTAATACTTATAACGACCTAACAGGTTTATATGCACCAAAGATTGATGCAACTCTTGATAAAGATTTACTTAGTATAGGGCTCTCCACAAATGAGTTATGGTTTGAATTAATAAAATATTTTAATAGTGCTGTTGATGCTGCATATATATTATATACTGCTAATGAACTACTTGGAATTACTACACCTGAAATAATTATTAATTTATCACAAGAATCTAAGGTAAATGAAGAACTGACTCTCGGACAATTTGCTACCGGCAAAGCTCTTGACGGTTTGTTTTATAAGGTCGGAGAAGAAGAGAAAAAAATCAGAAAAAATCCATATGAATGGGCTCTTGATATAATACAAAAGGTTTTTGGTTACGTTTTTAAAGTATCTTAG
- the trxA gene encoding thioredoxin codes for MAITEVTDQNFNEIVLQSDIPVMVDLWAAWCGPCKMIHPIIEEISQEYEGKALMVKLDVDINKETALKYGIRNIPTVLYIKNGELVDKQVGAVPKKKFIEKLEPIL; via the coding sequence ATGGCAATAACAGAAGTAACCGATCAAAATTTTAACGAAATTGTTTTACAATCGGATATTCCCGTAATGGTTGACTTATGGGCAGCTTGGTGCGGACCTTGTAAAATGATACATCCTATTATTGAAGAAATATCTCAGGAATATGAAGGCAAGGCATTAATGGTAAAATTAGATGTTGACATAAACAAAGAAACAGCACTGAAATACGGAATAAGAAATATCCCGACCGTTTTATATATAAAAAATGGGGAACTTGTTGATAAACAGGTTGGTGCTGTTCCGAAAAAGAAATTTATTGAGAAATTAGAACCAATTTTGTAA
- a CDS encoding toll/interleukin-1 receptor domain-containing protein: MSDKNINNLTYDFAISYAGEDTEIANGIFQSLSEKYDEFKIFFAKRDRNKLIGEDGEEFFENLFNSAKQVIVILSESYKKKEWTRYEWDIIKERNKENRCIPIKVDNVKILGLPSNFIYLKFEGDYEDIANLCIEKIVTYEKNAGIIRKSRLQKLTEALENSRGTVDKSVQLVVDKRERTPLQDINMPDGDFEASYKIVKTEELPYSTIQRIIARIDLPDNLTKEEVSFNIKYCTAEIFNQRKPDALGIFAYCSKASNFLGFEKFNVAKSDFAPFGDWGQAEQGFAYNLPSGKFDWKIDFEESYFDKKKRIQTSEELARELVMEMPKNKRK; encoded by the coding sequence ATGAGCGATAAGAATATAAATAATCTTACATATGATTTTGCAATCTCTTACGCTGGAGAGGATACAGAAATAGCAAATGGAATATTTCAGTCTTTATCGGAGAAGTATGATGAATTTAAAATATTCTTTGCCAAAAGGGACAGAAATAAATTAATAGGAGAAGATGGAGAAGAATTCTTCGAAAATCTTTTTAATTCAGCAAAACAAGTTATTGTTATTTTATCAGAGAGTTACAAGAAAAAGGAATGGACTCGATATGAATGGGATATAATTAAAGAACGAAATAAAGAAAATCGCTGTATTCCTATCAAAGTTGATAATGTCAAGATTCTCGGTTTGCCATCTAATTTCATTTATCTAAAATTCGAAGGTGATTATGAGGATATTGCAAATTTATGCATTGAGAAAATTGTTACTTATGAAAAAAATGCTGGAATAATAAGAAAATCTCGTTTGCAAAAACTAACAGAAGCTCTTGAAAACTCAAGAGGGACAGTTGATAAGTCCGTTCAGTTGGTTGTTGACAAAAGAGAAAGGACTCCTCTTCAAGATATTAATATGCCTGATGGTGATTTTGAGGCGTCATATAAGATTGTAAAAACAGAGGAATTGCCCTATTCGACAATACAAAGAATTATTGCACGAATAGATTTACCTGATAACTTGACGAAAGAAGAAGTTTCTTTTAATATCAAATATTGCACCGCTGAAATCTTTAATCAAAGAAAACCTGATGCTCTAGGTATTTTCGCGTATTGCTCAAAAGCTTCTAATTTTCTTGGTTTTGAGAAATTTAATGTCGCCAAGTCTGATTTTGCACCATTTGGAGATTGGGGACAGGCAGAACAAGGATTCGCATATAATTTACCATCAGGTAAATTTGATTGGAAAATTGACTTTGAGGAAAGCTATTTTGATAAAAAAAAACGAATTCAGACATCTGAAGAATTAGCAAGAGAATTAGTAATGGAAATGCCGAAA
- a CDS encoding RDD family protein — MENEFTEVMSQRTDEELINIVTVQRDDYNPIAVEVAENEIKRRGIDTSEFEEIGKKIIVEIEKKEKIDKNNAKSFLRLINLLIDTASIFIIIVIISFFIQPIGKEMNHFLSLIISIGTYIIYYLVLEIQFNKTIGKFLTKTKVVTVNEQKPNKSDIITRTFCRLIPLDKISFLFTKNGFHDNFSDTKVINDR; from the coding sequence ATGGAAAACGAATTTACAGAAGTTATGTCTCAACGGACAGACGAAGAATTAATCAATATAGTAACTGTACAGAGAGATGATTATAATCCAATCGCCGTTGAAGTAGCTGAAAATGAAATTAAAAGACGGGGTATTGACACAAGTGAATTTGAAGAAATAGGAAAAAAAATAATTGTCGAAATTGAAAAAAAAGAGAAAATTGACAAAAATAATGCAAAATCTTTTTTGCGATTAATTAATCTCTTAATTGACACAGCTTCGATATTTATTATAATTGTTATAATTAGTTTTTTTATTCAACCTATCGGAAAAGAAATGAATCATTTTTTAAGTCTTATAATTTCTATTGGAACTTATATTATCTATTATTTGGTACTGGAAATTCAATTCAATAAAACAATTGGGAAATTCTTGACAAAAACAAAAGTCGTTACTGTGAATGAACAAAAACCGAATAAATCTGATATTATTACTAGAACTTTTTGCCGTTTAATACCTTTGGATAAAATATCATTTTTGTTTACTAAAAACGGATTTCACGATAATTTTTCTGATACAAAAGTTATTAATGATAGATAA
- a CDS encoding LemA family protein, whose translation MSSFEKKLNKHIDKVLALQKSEEEKMLSLEELKEIDMGLGVTEEEWEQMMEKAKKEEKLAQNHFYYKNYKDAYTTAESAVSINPYLTQALVLMADSALKIYETEDDDDFLIKAENHAKEVLKQSPAENRAVEILAILNKHKKTEKTQRSKMIKIGGGVVIVAILILAIIFWPREKKPKKINESVKFELIDAEENANAKWAQVENVISRRDNLIPQLFTLTVSEDENIVQLKKDTEKIKQEIALVDGDKRIELQAELQKKYQELTNSISKNNNDENIATLMVQLEGSYNRIAVEGKRYNDVVKNYNILVKKYGSDFPEFKIKPYFKGQ comes from the coding sequence ATGAGTTCCTTCGAAAAAAAATTAAACAAACATATTGACAAAGTGTTAGCTCTTCAAAAAAGCGAAGAAGAAAAAATGCTCAGTTTAGAGGAATTGAAAGAGATTGATATGGGTCTGGGAGTAACAGAAGAAGAATGGGAGCAGATGATGGAAAAGGCAAAAAAAGAAGAAAAGTTGGCACAAAATCATTTTTATTATAAAAATTATAAAGATGCATATACAACTGCTGAATCTGCTGTGTCAATAAACCCATATTTAACCCAAGCTCTTGTATTGATGGCTGATTCTGCTCTGAAAATATATGAAACAGAAGATGATGACGATTTTTTAATTAAAGCAGAAAATCATGCTAAAGAAGTTTTGAAACAATCTCCGGCAGAAAACAGAGCCGTTGAAATATTAGCAATCTTAAACAAACATAAAAAGACAGAAAAAACCCAACGTTCAAAGATGATTAAAATCGGTGGAGGAGTTGTTATTGTTGCAATATTGATATTAGCAATCATTTTTTGGCCGAGAGAGAAAAAACCAAAAAAAATTAATGAGTCTGTTAAGTTTGAATTGATTGATGCTGAAGAAAATGCAAATGCAAAATGGGCACAAGTTGAAAATGTTATAAGCAGAAGAGATAATTTAATTCCTCAGCTTTTTACACTTACTGTTTCAGAAGATGAAAATATTGTTCAACTCAAAAAAGATACAGAAAAAATCAAGCAAGAAATTGCTTTAGTTGATGGTGATAAACGAATTGAATTACAGGCTGAATTACAAAAAAAATACCAAGAGCTTACAAATTCAATTTCAAAAAATAACAATGATGAAAATATTGCAACATTGATGGTTCAACTTGAAGGATCTTACAACAGAATTGCTGTTGAAGGAAAAAGATATAATGATGTTGTAAAAAATTATAATATTCTTGTAAAAAAATACGGAAGTGATTTTCCGGAATTCAAAATAAAACCCTATTTTAAGGGGCAATAA
- a CDS encoding ATP-binding protein, with protein sequence MKKLIYQYNPHWESKISVYKYFERKNILQKLINELQNKQITFITGLRRVGKTTLMKMLINYLIEDKGVESSKIMYVSLDNYLFTKNSIIEIVETYRKIHRLKYDAFVYLFLDEVTYQTDYEIQLKNLYDFGNCKIFLSSSNASLLKSGKPYLTGRNRMFELLPLDFYEYLQFCKIKLRKSDSHLLSGYFMQYLKTGGIPEYVLHNEIAYIHELVDDIIYKDIAAQYHVRNPKILQDYFLLLMERSGKQVSINKTASILNISAETSKRYLQYFSDTFLIYTLSRKGKTNERLLAPKKIYAADIGIRSFYTGFRDIGSLFENYVYLKIKHLKPQYVYQNTVEIDFITNENDLIEAKFHDQDLSPKQKKLFESYDAKQKFIIRTHEQIEDFLSDK encoded by the coding sequence ATGAAAAAACTTATTTATCAATATAACCCTCATTGGGAATCCAAAATATCAGTATATAAATATTTTGAGCGTAAAAATATTTTACAAAAATTAATCAATGAATTACAAAACAAGCAAATTACTTTTATTACCGGTTTAAGAAGAGTGGGCAAAACTACCTTAATGAAGATGTTGATTAATTATTTAATTGAGGATAAAGGTGTTGAGTCTTCAAAAATTATGTATGTCAGCTTAGATAACTATTTATTTACGAAAAACAGTATTATTGAAATAGTAGAAACTTACAGGAAAATTCACAGATTAAAATATGACGCTTTTGTTTACCTTTTTTTAGATGAAGTAACATACCAAACTGATTATGAGATTCAATTAAAAAATTTATACGACTTCGGTAATTGCAAAATATTTTTATCTTCTTCAAATGCTTCTTTGCTGAAAAGCGGAAAGCCGTATCTGACCGGACGTAACAGAATGTTTGAATTACTACCTTTGGATTTCTACGAATATCTGCAATTTTGTAAAATTAAACTTCGTAAATCAGATTCGCATTTATTATCCGGATATTTCATGCAATATCTTAAAACAGGCGGTATCCCTGAATACGTATTACATAATGAGATTGCTTATATTCATGAATTGGTTGACGACATTATTTATAAAGATATTGCAGCACAATATCACGTTCGTAACCCTAAAATTTTACAGGATTATTTTTTACTCTTAATGGAAAGGTCAGGCAAACAAGTAAGTATAAATAAGACGGCTTCGATATTAAACATCTCTGCGGAAACTTCAAAAAGATATCTACAATATTTTTCCGACACTTTTCTAATATATACTTTGAGCCGTAAAGGAAAAACTAATGAACGCTTGCTTGCTCCTAAAAAAATTTATGCAGCAGATATAGGAATAAGAAGCTTTTATACCGGTTTCAGAGACATCGGCAGTTTGTTTGAAAATTATGTGTACCTGAAAATTAAACATTTAAAGCCGCAATACGTTTATCAAAATACTGTTGAAATAGATTTTATTACAAATGAAAATGATTTAATAGAAGCAAAGTTTCACGACCAAGATTTATCGCCCAAACAAAAAAAACTATTTGAGAGTTATGATGCAAAACAAAAATTTATTATCAGAACACATGAACAAATTGAGGACTTTCTAAGCGATAAATAA
- the dnaE gene encoding DNA polymerase III subunit alpha, with protein MTNFTHLHLHTQYSILDGASNISELMKTVKENGMEAVAITDHGNMFGVKNFHKTAKKEGIKPILGCEVYVAKESRHRRDKEKDKKSDHLILLAKNKQGYQNLIKLVTYGWTEGFYRKPRIDLELLKKYSEGLIVSSACLAGSVPRAIMNEDFEKAKNIISTYKEIFGDDYYLEMQRHKTGNYDKDEKTFKYQELVNKGIKKLADESGIKYIATNDVHFIKKEDAEAHDILIALSTGKDLDDPTRMQYSGEEYLKTPEEMAELFSDYPEALENTQEIIAKIEEYELDREPVMPEFILPEDFDDEGKYLRHITHQGAKQRWSNVTDDIKERIDFELDTIIKMGFPGYFLIVWDFLKEARDMDISVGPGRGSAAGSAVAYSLKITDIDPIKYGLLFERFLNPDRISMPDIDIDFDEDGREKILNRVVDKYGEKRVANIITFGSMAAKSAIRDVARVLRLPLNEADKLAKLVPDRPGISLKKAFEEVKELRESQNSNDDLIKKTLVLAQTLEGSVRHTGVHACGIIIGREDLENYIPLSTAKDSNLRVTQFDGKHVEDVGLLKMDFLGLKTLSIIKDAVKIVKYSKGIEIDIDNIPFDDEKTFDLYSRGETTGLFQFESDGMKKYLKELKPNKFDDLIAMNALYRPGPMEYIPNFIKRKHGKEKIIYDLPEMEEYLSDTYGITVYQEQVMLLSQKLANFTKGQADFLRKAMGKKIKSMMDDLKVKFISGCKENGHDEKIIEKIWQDWEKFAQYAFNKSHSTGYAYISYQTAYLKAHHPAEYMSAVLSRNLSDIKKVSLFMGEARRMGLDVLLPDVNESYNNFTVNDKGQLRFGLGGIKNVGGSAVEDIIKERKENGKYKSFFDFIERINLSSVNKRTVEALTYGGAFDELDNLKRSQYFATSNGNENNFIEESLKYAGKLKNGSDDTQVSIFSSESIEIKKPDVPQVDEWNKLHRLNFEKEVIGIYLSEHPLDEYKLEIETYCNAEVSDLSDLEKFKGQKVNVAGIVKEVFHGTTKTGKAYGSLTIEGYKASHRLYLFGNDYVKQKNFLTKDFSLLIKGMVQKRWNSKDEDDLEFSVKSIELLSEAKKNMIKRITVSVSIDNISTEFLSDFTQIFDNYKGNKDLEIKVTDKEENFNLLLFSRTKRIKINNKLINTLEEIPTIEYKLS; from the coding sequence ATGACAAATTTTACGCATCTGCATCTGCACACACAATACTCTATTTTAGACGGTGCATCAAATATTTCCGAATTAATGAAAACAGTTAAAGAAAACGGTATGGAAGCCGTTGCAATAACAGATCACGGAAATATGTTCGGCGTAAAAAACTTTCATAAAACTGCTAAAAAAGAAGGAATTAAACCAATTTTAGGATGTGAGGTATATGTTGCAAAAGAATCAAGACACAGAAGAGATAAGGAAAAAGATAAAAAATCTGATCATCTTATTCTTCTCGCTAAAAACAAACAAGGTTATCAAAATTTAATAAAACTTGTAACATACGGTTGGACTGAAGGCTTTTACAGAAAACCGAGAATTGATTTGGAACTACTGAAAAAATATTCAGAAGGATTAATTGTATCTTCTGCATGTTTGGCGGGTTCTGTTCCGAGAGCAATAATGAACGAAGATTTCGAAAAAGCAAAAAATATTATTTCAACTTATAAAGAAATTTTCGGAGATGATTACTACCTTGAAATGCAAAGGCATAAAACAGGCAATTATGATAAAGATGAAAAGACATTTAAATATCAAGAACTTGTAAATAAAGGAATTAAAAAGCTTGCAGATGAGTCGGGCATAAAATATATAGCAACAAACGATGTTCATTTTATAAAAAAGGAAGATGCTGAAGCACATGATATTCTTATTGCTTTAAGTACCGGTAAAGATCTTGACGATCCCACCAGAATGCAATATTCAGGAGAAGAATATTTAAAAACACCGGAAGAAATGGCAGAACTTTTTTCTGATTATCCTGAAGCTTTGGAAAACACACAAGAAATAATTGCTAAAATTGAAGAATATGAATTAGACAGGGAGCCTGTTATGCCGGAATTTATTCTTCCTGAAGATTTTGATGATGAGGGGAAATATTTAAGACATATAACTCACCAAGGAGCAAAACAAAGGTGGAGTAATGTTACAGATGACATAAAAGAACGAATTGATTTTGAGCTTGATACAATTATTAAAATGGGATTTCCGGGATACTTTTTAATTGTTTGGGATTTCTTGAAGGAAGCAAGAGATATGGATATATCTGTCGGGCCGGGGAGAGGTTCTGCTGCCGGATCTGCTGTAGCTTATTCTCTTAAAATTACTGATATTGATCCCATTAAGTATGGTTTGCTTTTTGAACGATTTTTAAATCCGGATCGAATATCAATGCCTGATATTGATATTGATTTTGATGAAGACGGCAGAGAAAAAATTTTGAACCGGGTTGTTGATAAATACGGAGAGAAAAGAGTTGCGAATATTATTACATTCGGATCTATGGCTGCTAAATCTGCAATAAGGGATGTAGCACGTGTATTAAGATTACCTTTGAACGAAGCAGATAAACTTGCTAAATTAGTTCCGGACAGACCCGGAATCAGCTTGAAAAAAGCTTTCGAAGAAGTTAAGGAATTAAGAGAAAGTCAAAATTCTAATGATGATTTGATCAAAAAAACATTGGTTCTCGCACAAACATTGGAAGGCTCAGTCAGGCACACAGGGGTTCATGCTTGCGGTATAATTATCGGAAGAGAGGATCTTGAAAATTACATTCCGCTCAGTACGGCAAAAGATTCAAATCTGAGAGTAACCCAGTTCGACGGAAAGCATGTAGAGGATGTAGGTTTATTAAAAATGGATTTCTTAGGTTTGAAAACCCTTTCCATAATTAAAGATGCTGTTAAAATAGTGAAATATTCTAAAGGTATAGAAATTGATATTGATAATATTCCTTTTGATGATGAAAAAACATTCGACCTTTATTCTCGAGGAGAAACAACCGGTTTGTTTCAATTTGAGTCTGACGGAATGAAAAAGTATCTGAAAGAACTTAAACCTAACAAGTTTGATGATCTTATTGCCATGAATGCCTTGTATCGCCCGGGGCCAATGGAATATATTCCAAACTTTATAAAAAGAAAACACGGCAAGGAAAAGATAATATATGATCTTCCTGAAATGGAAGAATATTTAAGTGATACATACGGAATTACCGTGTATCAAGAGCAAGTAATGCTTCTGTCACAAAAGTTGGCGAATTTCACAAAAGGACAAGCCGATTTTTTAAGAAAAGCAATGGGGAAAAAGATCAAGTCAATGATGGATGATCTTAAAGTAAAATTCATTTCCGGTTGTAAAGAAAACGGGCATGATGAAAAGATAATAGAAAAAATTTGGCAAGATTGGGAAAAGTTCGCACAATATGCATTTAACAAATCACACTCAACCGGATATGCTTATATATCCTATCAAACAGCTTACTTAAAAGCACACCATCCTGCAGAATATATGAGTGCTGTTTTAAGCAGAAACCTTTCTGACATAAAAAAAGTATCCCTTTTTATGGGTGAAGCCAGACGTATGGGGCTTGATGTTTTATTACCTGACGTTAACGAAAGTTATAATAATTTCACGGTAAACGATAAAGGACAATTAAGGTTTGGATTAGGGGGAATTAAGAATGTAGGCGGTTCAGCTGTTGAAGACATTATTAAAGAACGAAAAGAAAACGGAAAATATAAAAGTTTTTTCGACTTTATAGAGCGAATAAATTTATCATCCGTTAACAAAAGAACTGTTGAGGCTTTAACATATGGCGGAGCTTTTGACGAACTTGATAATTTAAAAAGAAGTCAATATTTTGCAACATCTAACGGAAATGAAAATAATTTTATTGAAGAAAGTCTGAAATACGCCGGAAAATTAAAAAACGGAAGTGATGATACACAAGTAAGTATCTTCAGTTCTGAGAGTATTGAAATAAAAAAACCTGATGTTCCTCAAGTTGATGAATGGAATAAGCTACATCGCCTGAATTTTGAAAAAGAAGTAATCGGAATTTATTTGTCAGAACATCCTTTAGATGAATATAAATTAGAAATTGAAACTTATTGTAATGCAGAAGTGTCTGATCTGTCTGATCTTGAAAAGTTTAAAGGACAAAAAGTAAATGTTGCCGGAATTGTTAAAGAAGTTTTTCACGGCACAACAAAAACAGGCAAAGCATACGGCAGCCTTACCATTGAAGGTTATAAAGCATCGCATCGTTTATATTTATTCGGAAATGATTATGTAAAACAAAAAAACTTCTTAACAAAAGATTTCTCTTTGTTAATAAAAGGCATGGTTCAAAAAAGATGGAACAGTAAAGACGAAGATGATCTTGAATTTTCTGTAAAATCTATAGAACTTCTTTCAGAAGCAAAAAAAAATATGATTAAAAGAATAACGGTTTCTGTTTCTATTGATAATATTTCGACTGAATTTTTATCTGATTTTACTCAAATATTTGATAACTATAAGGGAAATAAGGACTTGGAAATAAAAGTTACTGACAAAGAGGAAAACTTTAACTTATTGCTTTTTTCAAGAACAAAACGAATTAAGATCAATAACAAGCTAATAAATACACTTGAAGAGATACCGACAATTGAATATAAGCTTTCGTAA